From a single Lolium rigidum isolate FL_2022 chromosome 7, APGP_CSIRO_Lrig_0.1, whole genome shotgun sequence genomic region:
- the LOC124670903 gene encoding tuberculostearic acid methyltransferase UfaA1-like codes for MKKAISSWGKSRPNEATKHVHAGCKYTGVTLSEEQLKYAEKKVKEAGLEEHITFLLCDYRKMPPCKYDAIISCGMIEHVGHEYMDEFFAICESHLAEDGILVLQFISIAEERYEQYRKRPDFIKEYIFPGGCLPSLARVMAAMTSASRFCIEHVENIGPHYYTTLIHWRDNFIANKDQVLALGFDERFLRIWEFYLIYSAAGFKSRAVGDYQVVFSRPGNRRLAMS; via the exons ATGAAGAAAGCTATATCCTCTTGGGGGAAATCGCGGCCGAATGAAGCGACAAAACATGTGCATGCTGGCTGCAAATACACTGGAGTGACTTTGTCAGAGGAGCAGCTTAAATACGCTGAGAAAAAAGTAAAAGAAGCTGGCTTAGAG GAGCACATAACTTTTCTGCTGTGTGACTACCGTAAAATGCCACCTTGCAAGTATGACGCAATCATAAGCTG CGGTATGATCGAACATGTTGGCCATGAATACATGGACGAATTTTTTGCCATCTGTGAGTCTCACTTGGCTGAAGATGGCATATTGGTCCTCCAG TTCATCTCAATTGCAGAGGAACGGTACGAGCAATACAGAAAAAGGCCAGATTTCATAAAAGAATACATATTCCCTGGCGGCTGCCTTCCTTCTTTGGCACGTGTAATGGCTGCCATGACCTCGGCATCAAGGTTCTG CATAGAGCATGTGGAGAATATTGGGCCCCATTACTACACAACTCTGATACACTGGAGGGACAACTTCATTGCCAACAAAGA TCAAGTTTTGGCCTTGGGCTTTGATGAAAGGTTCCTCCGTATCTGGGAGTTTTACCTCATATACTCTGCGGCTGGTTTCAAGTCACGAGCAGTTGGAGATTACCAG GTTGTTTTCTCTCGTCCAGGCAACAGGCGGCTAGCCATGTCTTGA